A region from the Canis aureus isolate CA01 chromosome 8, VMU_Caureus_v.1.0, whole genome shotgun sequence genome encodes:
- the FZD9 gene encoding frizzled-9 → MAVPPLRRALLLWQLLAAGGAALEIGRFDPERGRGPAPCQAVEIPMCRGIGYNLTRMPNLLGHTSQGEAAAELAEFAPLVQYGCHSHLRFFLCSLYAPMCTDQVSTPIPACRPMCEQARLRCAPIMEQFNFGWPESLDCARLPTRNDPHALCMEAPENATAGPAEPHKGLGMLPVAPRPARPPGDPASGPGGGGGGGTCENPEKFQYVEKSRSCAPRCGPGVEVFWSRRDKDFALVWMAVWSALCFFSTAFTVLTFLLEPHRFQYPERPIIFLSMCYNVYSLAFLIRAVAGAQSVACDQEAGALYVIQEGLENTGCTLVFLLLYYFGMASSLWWVVLTLTWFLAAGKKWGHEAIEAHGSYFHMAAWGLPALKTIVILTLRKVAGDELTGLCYVASMDAAALTGFVLVPLSCYLVLGTSFLLTGFVALFHIRKIMKTGGTNTEKLEKLMVKIGVFSILYTVPATCVIVCYVYERLNMDFWRLRATEQPCLAATVPGGRRDCSLPGGSVPTVAVFMLKIFMSLVVGITSGVWVWSSKTFQTWQSLCHRKMAAGRARAKACRASGGYGRGTHCHYKAPTVVLHMTKTDPSLENPTHL, encoded by the coding sequence ATGGCCGTGCCGCCGCTGCGCCGGGCGCTGCTGCTGTGGCAGCTgctggcggcgggcggcgcggcgctGGAGATCGGCCGTTTCGACCCGGAGCGCGGGCGCGGGCCGGCGCCCTGCCAGGCGGTGGAGATCCCCATGTGCCGCGGCATCGGCTACAACCTGACCCGCATGCCCAACCTGCTGGGCCACACGTCGCAGGGTGAGGCGGCCGCGGAGCTGGCCGAGTTCGCGCCGCTCGTGCAGTACGGCTGCCACAGCCACCTGCGCTTCTTCCTGTGCTCGCTGTACGCGCCCATGTGCACCGACCAGGTCTCGACGCCCATCCCCGCCTGCCGGCCCATGTGCGAGCAGGCGCGCCTGCGCTGCGCGCCCATCATGGAGCAGTTCAACTTCGGCTGGCCCGAGTCGCTCGACTGCGCCCGGCTGCCCACGCGCAACGACCCGCACGCGCTCTGCATGGAGGCGCCCGAGAACGCCACGGCCGGCCCCGCCGAGCCGCACAAGGGCCTGGGCATGCTGCCCGTGGCGCCCCGGCCCGCGCGGCCGCCCGGCGACCCCGCCtcgggcccgggcggcggcggcgggggcggcacCTGCGAGAACCCAGAGAAGTTCCAGTACGTGGAGAAGAGCCGCTCGTGCGCGCCGCGCTGCGGGCCCGGCGTCGAGGTGTTCTGGTCGCGGCGCGACAAGGACTTCGCGCTCGTCTGGATGGCCGTGTGGTCGGCGCTGTGCTTCTTCTCCACGGCCTTCACAGTGCTCACCTTCCTGCTGGAGCCCCACCGCTTCCAGTACCCCGAGCGCCCCATCATCTTCCTGTCCATGTGCTACAACGTCTACTCGCTGGCCTTCCTCATCCGCGCCGTGGCGGGCGCCCAGAGCGTGGCCTGCGACCAGGAGGCGGGCGCGCTCTACGTGATCCAGGAGGGGCTGGAGAACACGGGCTGCACCCTGGTCTTCCTGTTGCTCTACTACTTCGGCATGGCCAGCTCGCTGTGGTGGGTGGTGCTGACCCTCACCTGGTTCCTGGCGGCCGGCAAGAAGTGGGGCCACGAGGCCATAGAGGCCCACGGCAGCTACTTCCACATGGCGGCCTGGGGCCTGCCGGCCCTCAAGACCATCGTGATCCTGACGCTGCGCAAGGTGGCGGGGGACGAGCTGACCGGGCTGTGCTATGTGGCCAGCATGGATGCGGCCGCGCTCACGGGCTTCGTGCTGGTGCCCCTCTCCTGCTACCTGGTGCTGGGCACCAGCTTCCTCCTGACCGGCTTCGTGGCCCTCTTCCACATCCGCAAGATCATGAAGACAGGTGGCACCAACACGGAGAAGCTGGAGAAGCTCATGGTCAAGATCGGGGTCTTCTCCATCCTCTACACGGTGCCTGCCACCTGCGTCATTGTGTGCTACGTCTATGAACGCCTCAACATGGACTTCTGGCGCCTTCGGGCCACAGAGCAGCCCTGCCTGGCAGCCACGGTGCCCGGGGGCCGGAGGGACTGCTCGCTCCCGGGGGGCTCGGTGCCCACCGTGGCCGTCTTTATGCTTAAGATCTTCATGTCGCTGGTGGTGGGGATCACCAGCGGCGTCTGGGTTTGGAGCTCCAAGACTTTCCAGACCTGGCAGAGCTTGTGCCACCGCAAGATGGCAGCCGGCCGGGCCCGGGCAAAGGCCTGCCGGGCTTCCGGGGGCTATGGCCGTGGCACCCACTGCCACTACAAGGCCCCCACCGTGGTCTTGCACATGACTAAGACGGACCCTTCTCTGGAGAACCCCACGCACCTCTAG